In one Gossypium hirsutum isolate 1008001.06 chromosome D09, Gossypium_hirsutum_v2.1, whole genome shotgun sequence genomic region, the following are encoded:
- the LOC107892161 gene encoding sulfite oxidase, which produces MPGIKGPSDYSQEPPRHPSLQINSKVPFNAEPPRSALASSYVTPVDLFYKRNHGPIPVVDDIERYCVDICGLIGTPKKLYMRDVRMLPKYDVTATLQCAGNRRTAMSKTRKVRGVGWDVSAIGNAVWGGAKLADVLELIGIPKLTCSTQSGGKHVEFVSIDKCKEENGGPYKASIPLSQATNPEADVLLAYEMNGEPLNRDHGYPLRVIVPGVIGARSVKWLDSIYIIAEECQGFFMQKDYKMFPPSVDWDNINWSTRRPQMDFPVQSVICSLEDVQSIKPGKVTISGYAVSGGGRGIERVDVSIDGGKTWLEASRSQKTGVPYIADHVSSDKWAWVLFEVTVDIPYSTEIVAKAVDSAANVQPENVQDIWNLRGILNTSWHRVQVRVGHSNM; this is translated from the exons ATGCCAGGAATAAAGGGACCCTCTGATTATTCACAAGAACCCCCACGCCATCCTTCTCTTCAAATCAACTCCAag GTGCCCTTCAATGCCGAGCCGCCGCGTTCTGCTTTAGCTTCCTCTTATGTGACTCCTGTTGATTTGTTCTACAAGAGAAATCATGGACCAATCCCCGTAGTCGATGACATAGAGAG ATATTGTGTTGATATATGCGGTTTAATTGGAACTCCAAAAAAGCTGTATATGAGAGATGTAAG GATGCTGCCAAAATACGATGTCACCGCCACTTTACAG TGTGCAGGTAATAGGAGGACAGCCATGAGCAAAACTAGAAAAGTGAGAGGAGTAGGCTGGGATGTTTCTGCTATAGGGAATG CTGTCTGGGGTGGTGCCAAATTGGCTGATGTACTTGAACTCATTGGGATACCAAAGTTGACATGTAGCACTCAGTCTGGTGGAAAACACGTAGAATTTGTGAGCATTGATAAGTGTAAG GAGGAGAATGGGGGCCCGTACAAGGCATCGATTCCACTTAGTCAAGCCACTAACCCTGAAGCAGATGTTTTACTTGCTTATGAGATGAATGGAGAG CCTCTCAACAGGGATCATGGTTATCCATTGAGAGTAATTGTGCCAGGTGTTATAGGTGCACGTTCTGTCAAGTGGCTTGATTCTATCTACATAATAGCTGAAGAATGCCAG GGCTTCTTCATGCAAAAAGATTACAAGATGTTTCCGCCCTCTGTTGATTGGGATAACATCAATTGGTCTACAAGGAGGCCACAAATGGATTTCCCAGTTCAG TCTGTGATTTGTTCTTTGGAAGATGTGCAGTCAATTAAACCCGGAAAG GTAACAATTAGTGGATATGCAGTATCAGGAGGGGGCCGAGGAATCGAGAGAGTTGATGTATCTATTGACGGTGGTAAAACCTGGTTGGAAGCATCTAGATCTCAGAAAACCGGTGTCCCTTACATAGCAGATCACGTAAGCAGTGACAAATGGGCATGGGTGCTTTTTGAGGTCACAGTTGATATCCCATACAGTACTGAGATTGTTGCCAAAGCG GTGGATTCGGCTGCAAATGTGCAACCTGAAAACGTGCAAGATATTTGGAACCTACGAGGTATTCTCAACACTTCATGGCACCGAGTTCAAGTTCGCGTGGGGCACTCAAATATGTAA